The Setaria italica strain Yugu1 chromosome IX, Setaria_italica_v2.0, whole genome shotgun sequence genome has a window encoding:
- the LOC101765029 gene encoding pistil-specific extensin-like protein: MARIRGMPMLALLAAAVVIAAAARAEARVPDYHPSTFTVTGQVQCQDCTKNWNAYAYNARPIPGSVVGITCKDDRERPVYYGSDATDGQGVFNVEVPSKVNGCDLTASRCLVRLASSGDPGCAVPTNFNGGTAGEKPSRLTHFSPDRATYAVGPYYYTLPRCDVKDDAAACSSGY, from the exons ATGGCGCGGATCAGGGGCATGCCCATGCTCGCGCTGTTGGCGGCCGCCGTGgtcatcgcggcggcggcgcgcgccgaggCGCGGGTGCCGGACTACCACCCGTCGACGTTCACGGTGACGggccaagtccagtgccaggaCTGCACCAAGAACTGGAACGCCTACGCCTACAACGCCAGGCCAATCCCCG GCAGCGTGGTGGGCATCACGTGCAAGGACGACAGGGAGCGGCCGGTGTACTACGGCTCGGACGCGACGGACGGCCAGGGCGTATTCAACGTCGAGGTGCCCAGCAAGGTGAACGGCTGCGACCTCACCGCGTCACGGTGCCtcgtccgcctcgcctcctcggGCGACCCCGGCTGCGCCGTCCCCACCAACTTCAACGGCGGCACGGCCGGCGAGAAGCCGTCCCGCCTCACGCACTTCTCCCCCGACAGGGCCACCTACGCCGTCGGGCCCTACTACTACACCCTGCCGCGGTGCGACGTCAaggacgacgccgccgcctgcagcaGCGGCTACTGA
- the LOC101760400 gene encoding uncharacterized protein LOC101760400 isoform X1 yields MAFSRLLPSRTRLLSALLHTPGPIPTPHAAAGTPASTPLAPFRSFASATRRAGPSSRPRAVDIGARARQLQTRRLWSYGLAFACAGGFVVAVLATFQDQLVFYVTPTDALAKFTADPSKSRVRLGGLVLEGSVAHPSPSSPEIEFVVTDLITDVLVRYDGALPDLFREGHSVVVEGFLKPFTDDLRRDDGRKVAEKARECACFLRGTEVLAKHDEKYMPKEVAEALERNKKQLEADAKAAAAQVTTVATAAEGAKATSARHR; encoded by the exons ATGGCCTTCTcgcggctcctcccctcccgcacCCGCCTCCTCTCCGCCCTCCTCCACACCCCGGGCCCCATCCCCaccccccacgccgccgccggcaccccggcctccaccccgctcgccCCCTTCCGCTCCTTCGCCTCCGCGACGCGGCGGGCGGGGCCCTCCTCCCGCCCCCGCGCCGTGGACAtcggggcgcgcgcgcggcagctCCAAACCCGCCGCCTCTGGTCCTACGGGCTCGCCTTCGCCTGCGCGGGCGGGTTCGTGGTGGCCGTGCTCGCCACGTTCCAGGACCAGCTCGTCTTCTACGTCACGCCCACCGACGCGCTCGCCAAGTTCACCGCCGATCCCTCCAAGTCTCGCGTCCGCCTCGGTGGGCTCGTCCTCGAGGGCTCCGTTGCGCACCCCTCGCCGTCCTCCCCCGAGATCGAGTTCGTCGTCACGGACCTCATCACCGACGTGCTCGTCCGCTACGATGGCGCCCTGCCCGACCTCTTCCGCGAGGGCCACTCCGTAGTCGTCGAGGGGTTCCTCAAGCCCTTCACCGACGACCTCCGCCGCGACGACGGGAGGAAGGTGGCCGAGAAGGCGCGGGAGTGCGCGTGCTTCCTGCGCGGCACCGAGGTGCTCGCCAAGCACGACGAGAAGTACATGCCCAAGGAGGTCGCCGAGGCGCTCGAGCGAAACAAGAAGCAGCTCGAGGCCGATGCCAAGGCGGCCGCCGCTCAGGTGACGACTGTAGCGACCGCGGCGGAGGGAGCAAAGGCAACCTC AGCACGGCACAGATAA
- the LOC101760400 gene encoding uncharacterized protein LOC101760400 isoform X2, which produces MAFSRLLPSRTRLLSALLHTPGPIPTPHAAAGTPASTPLAPFRSFASATRRAGPSSRPRAVDIGARARQLQTRRLWSYGLAFACAGGFVVAVLATFQDQLVFYVTPTDALAKFTADPSKSRVRLGGLVLEGSVAHPSPSSPEIEFVVTDLITDVLVRYDGALPDLFREGHSVVVEGFLKPFTDDLRRDDGRKVAEKARECACFLRGTEVLAKHDEKYMPKEVAEALERNKKQLEADAKAAAAQVTTVATAAEGAKATS; this is translated from the coding sequence ATGGCCTTCTcgcggctcctcccctcccgcacCCGCCTCCTCTCCGCCCTCCTCCACACCCCGGGCCCCATCCCCaccccccacgccgccgccggcaccccggcctccaccccgctcgccCCCTTCCGCTCCTTCGCCTCCGCGACGCGGCGGGCGGGGCCCTCCTCCCGCCCCCGCGCCGTGGACAtcggggcgcgcgcgcggcagctCCAAACCCGCCGCCTCTGGTCCTACGGGCTCGCCTTCGCCTGCGCGGGCGGGTTCGTGGTGGCCGTGCTCGCCACGTTCCAGGACCAGCTCGTCTTCTACGTCACGCCCACCGACGCGCTCGCCAAGTTCACCGCCGATCCCTCCAAGTCTCGCGTCCGCCTCGGTGGGCTCGTCCTCGAGGGCTCCGTTGCGCACCCCTCGCCGTCCTCCCCCGAGATCGAGTTCGTCGTCACGGACCTCATCACCGACGTGCTCGTCCGCTACGATGGCGCCCTGCCCGACCTCTTCCGCGAGGGCCACTCCGTAGTCGTCGAGGGGTTCCTCAAGCCCTTCACCGACGACCTCCGCCGCGACGACGGGAGGAAGGTGGCCGAGAAGGCGCGGGAGTGCGCGTGCTTCCTGCGCGGCACCGAGGTGCTCGCCAAGCACGACGAGAAGTACATGCCCAAGGAGGTCGCCGAGGCGCTCGAGCGAAACAAGAAGCAGCTCGAGGCCGATGCCAAGGCGGCCGCCGCTCAGGTGACGACTGTAGCGACCGCGGCGGAGGGAGCAAAGGCAACCTCGTAA
- the LOC101760817 gene encoding arsenate reductase 2.1 yields the protein MARSVSYVSAAKLVSMARGNPRVAIIDVRDEERSYQAHIAGSHHFASGSFAARMPELVQAASGKDTLVFHCALSQVRGPTCARMFFDYLSETKEDSEIKNIMVLELGFNGWEVSGQPVCRCTDAPCKGTCS from the exons ATGGCGCGGAGCGTGTCGTACGTGTCGGCGGCGAAGCTGGTGTCTATGGCGCGCGGCAATCCCCGCGTCGCCATCATCGACGTCAG GGACGAGGAGAGGAGCTACCAGGCGCACATCGCGGGGTCGCACCACTTCGCCAGCGGCAGCTTCGCGGCGCGGATGCCGGAGCTGGTGCAGGCCGCCAGCGGCAAGGACACCCTCGTCTTCCACTGCGCTCTCAGCCAG GTGCGAGGTCCCACATGTGCTCGGATGTTCTTTGACTATCTATCGGAGACCAAGGAGGATTCAGAGATAAAGAACATCATGGTACTGGAGCTCGGGTTTAACGGATGGGAGGTTTCAGGGCAGCCTGTTTGCCGCTGCACCGACGCTCCTTGCAAAGGGACGTGCTCATGA